One Spirochaetota bacterium DNA window includes the following coding sequences:
- a CDS encoding M20/M25/M40 family metallo-hydrolase — protein MNLYEILKHISIPRPNHSDTLDTVSQFLQDTLAQYGIPFEVQHVTIYPYNMLIAGLSCFILALLFAWCIKKQKPLFALVFLVAIPCILIGEFELVKPVISWIVPRESSNIIVKFPNPETTRTLILVAHYDSKTDIFDHLQRAKIYQFIVPSILVGLLIVLWVALSKKITLLAKPLFRRSVIGIVILFIIEWLMVAVAMGGFIVLKQQSSGAIDNASSVVTLLGLAHTIKHGAVNNTVNVEIVFTTGEEINLQGANYYVKSLLSRKRTQELSVINLELVGEPGNMVYWHKAGVMLSFYRADSNLIEKLAKAYILVTKKNIGTLPKLTDDSIMFMRKGIPAITVGFANEKDGVSGLHSPKDNLQRVSMDNIQTMIKTLSNVIATF, from the coding sequence ATGAACCTGTATGAGATTCTAAAACATATTTCCATTCCGCGTCCCAACCATAGTGATACACTGGATACGGTTTCCCAATTTTTACAGGATACCCTTGCTCAGTATGGTATACCTTTTGAAGTGCAGCATGTTACCATATATCCGTACAATATGCTTATTGCAGGGCTTTCATGTTTTATTCTTGCACTGCTGTTTGCATGGTGCATAAAAAAGCAAAAACCTCTGTTTGCGCTTGTTTTTCTTGTAGCAATCCCCTGTATCCTTATAGGCGAATTTGAGCTTGTAAAACCTGTTATTTCATGGATTGTTCCCAGGGAAAGCAGCAATATAATTGTAAAATTTCCCAATCCTGAAACCACACGCACACTTATCCTTGTTGCCCACTATGATTCAAAAACCGATATCTTTGATCACCTGCAACGCGCAAAGATATACCAATTTATTGTACCAAGCATTCTTGTGGGATTACTCATAGTACTCTGGGTAGCGCTTTCAAAAAAAATTACACTATTGGCAAAGCCATTGTTCAGGCGTTCTGTGATTGGCATTGTCATTCTGTTCATTATCGAGTGGCTGATGGTTGCCGTTGCCATGGGTGGATTTATTGTATTAAAGCAGCAATCCTCAGGAGCTATCGACAATGCTTCATCCGTTGTTACTCTCCTGGGGCTTGCTCATACTATTAAGCATGGTGCAGTGAACAATACTGTAAATGTGGAGATTGTATTTACTACTGGCGAGGAGATTAACCTGCAGGGAGCAAACTACTATGTTAAAAGTCTTCTCTCAAGAAAAAGAACGCAGGAACTATCGGTCATAAATTTAGAACTTGTTGGTGAGCCTGGAAATATGGTGTACTGGCACAAAGCAGGGGTTATGCTTTCATTTTACAGGGCCGATAGCAACCTGATTGAAAAGCTTGCAAAAGCATATATTTTGGTAACAAAAAAGAATATTGGCACATTGCCAAAACTTACCGATGATTCCATCATGTTTATGCGCAAAGGCATCCCTGCCATTACTGTTGGCTTTGCAAATGAAAAGGATGGTGTAAGTGGATTGCATAGCCCAA